GACGCAACTGCAGCAACTCGCTCCAGTTGCCTGGATGCTATCCGCGCAGTGCGGTCGTGATGAGACTCGGCAGTTTCCCCCAGGTCGGCTTCGCCATCAACCGGGCGAACATCTCCCCCGACCGCTGCGCTGTCTTGTTCGTGGCGAACCAGGTCGGTTTGACCGGCATTCGGAACGGGCCGCGCGCCACCGTCTTCTCGATATCGGTCTCGGCCAGCATCATCGAGTTGTGTACGAAGCCGATTCCTGACTGCACGTCGGTGATCGGGTGACCGGGGTAGGCGCCCCACGGGGTCGAGCCGATCAGGAACCCGAGCGCCGACCAGTGGTTGACCGCGACCGTGCCGAACCGCAGGTCCGCGATCGCCTGCTCGACCGCCCTGGCCACCTCCGCGCTCGTGAGCGACTTCGGATGGACGATCAACGAGCAGCCGAGCGTCCCCCAGACGCCGTCGTTCGCGAACTCCACCGCCTTGCGCAGGAAGTCGACCGTGCCGGTCGCGTCGATCCCGACCTCGCCGAAGACGCCGTTGAAGGCCTCGGTCGTGAAGGCGATCTCCTCCTGCGCGGCGGGTTGCAGGCCCGGGATCATCGTCCACGGCACGCCACCGGCACTCTCGTCGCCGTACCGCTCGGCCTCCGGGTGCGCGGCGACGAAGCGGTCGTAGCGCTCGCGCGCGCCGGGGTAGTACGGGTAGCGGTCACCGACCTCGCGCAGCGCGTCACGCACCGCGTCGAGCAGCTGGTCCCTCAGGTCCCACGAGTTCGAGGTGATCAGGGCGCGCAGCGCGATGCAGTTGAAGCCGCCGTTGTTGGTCAGCATCGAGGCGATGTTCTGGGCCTGGAACGCGATGTCCTTGGGTGCCCACGGCCCCGGTACGACGATCACGGGAGACACGTTGCCGAGCTCGCCCGTCACTGGCTTGGTGACCAGTGGCTCCGCAGCCGCCTTGCGCCGAGCGCCGTCCTCGCCGGACCCGAAGACGATCGCCTCGAAGGTCTTGTCCGAGCCCGTGACGTGGACATCACTGACGCCGTCGTGGCGGACGAGGTGCGTGCCGACCTCGGCCCCGCCGTACACGATCCGTAGCACGCCTCGATCGATCAGCTCGGCGAGGATCCGCTCGAAGATCGGACCGAGGTAGTCGTTGACCGGGTTCATCTTGAGGACCACCGGGTGCCGGGCGATGAACAGCCGGTCGAGCGCGTCGGTGAACGGGATCGAGGCCACGTTGCCGGCTCCGAGGACGAGCGAGACGCCCGGAGCGCCGCCGCCGAACCAGGCGGCCGCCTGCCGCTCCACCGCCTGGGCACCGGTCACCCCGCGGCGGAGCCAGATCTCCGCGCTGAAGCCGGACAACGCGACCTTGTCGAACGCGTCGAAGGGAAACGCCGGAACCGCCGTGTGCCCCCCGGTGACCGGGTGCGGACGGCCGGGGAACTGCGGCTTGTTGCCGGCGGCGATATCGGTGAGCGAGGCCGCCAGCAACCGCACGTAGCGGGCCGAGATGGCGATGCTTGCCCACTCCTCGCCGGCCAGCGGTCCGTCGGGCGGCAGCCGCTTGGCGTCGCACCCCGCGGCGACCCAGTCGGAGGCGTGCGCGAGCACGGCATCGTTCAGCCGCTCCAGCAGCCCGACCAGCTCAGTGGGCTCGGCGGCGAACCAGCGGGCCGAGTTCTCGACCAGGTCGGCGACCGCGATGTCGCAGCTCTCGAGCGACGTCGCCGGCCGACCCGTCGTGGCTTCAGGAATGGCGATCGTGCCGTGGGCGGCGAGCTGTGTCATGGACATGACCTCCCCCGCAGAGTATGTCCGATCAGTAAGTTGGCCTGCATGGCCACAGCTGAGCTCGCTGCGCAGGTGCAGGACGACCTGGTCCATCTGCGTCG
This DNA window, taken from Mycobacteriales bacterium, encodes the following:
- a CDS encoding aldehyde dehydrogenase family protein, which codes for MTQLAAHGTIAIPEATTGRPATSLESCDIAVADLVENSARWFAAEPTELVGLLERLNDAVLAHASDWVAAGCDAKRLPPDGPLAGEEWASIAISARYVRLLAASLTDIAAGNKPQFPGRPHPVTGGHTAVPAFPFDAFDKVALSGFSAEIWLRRGVTGAQAVERQAAAWFGGGAPGVSLVLGAGNVASIPFTDALDRLFIARHPVVLKMNPVNDYLGPIFERILAELIDRGVLRIVYGGAEVGTHLVRHDGVSDVHVTGSDKTFEAIVFGSGEDGARRKAAAEPLVTKPVTGELGNVSPVIVVPGPWAPKDIAFQAQNIASMLTNNGGFNCIALRALITSNSWDLRDQLLDAVRDALREVGDRYPYYPGARERYDRFVAAHPEAERYGDESAGGVPWTMIPGLQPAAQEEIAFTTEAFNGVFGEVGIDATGTVDFLRKAVEFANDGVWGTLGCSLIVHPKSLTSAEVARAVEQAIADLRFGTVAVNHWSALGFLIGSTPWGAYPGHPITDVQSGIGFVHNSMMLAETDIEKTVARGPFRMPVKPTWFATNKTAQRSGEMFARLMAKPTWGKLPSLITTALRG